Proteins found in one Methylobacter sp. S3L5C genomic segment:
- a CDS encoding lysozyme, whose amino-acid sequence MKTQPHYILGTAGLNIIKTSEGLKLKAYLCPTNKLTIGYGHVILPTRDHLLFKAFDATALQRIIYACRSIRKLTREAAGLFISPAQADTLLRNDTQQVAEFISSITRPDLTPNQFDALVSLVFNIGQGNYCDSTLRIKLKAGDFAGAAAEFDRWVFATVDGKKIKLAGLVTRRAAERALFEGI is encoded by the coding sequence ATGAAAACACAACCCCACTACATTCTCGGCACAGCCGGGCTTAATATCATCAAAACCAGTGAAGGCTTAAAGCTAAAGGCGTATTTATGCCCGACTAATAAGCTCACCATTGGTTACGGTCATGTTATTTTACCGACTCGTGATCACTTACTGTTTAAGGCTTTTGATGCCACGGCTTTGCAGCGCATTATTTATGCCTGTCGGAGTATCCGCAAGTTAACGCGTGAAGCGGCTGGTTTATTTATCAGTCCTGCCCAAGCCGATACCTTACTGCGTAACGATACCCAGCAAGTGGCCGAGTTTATCAGCTCCATTACCCGTCCTGATTTAACCCCTAACCAGTTTGATGCCTTGGTAAGTCTGGTCTTTAACATTGGCCAGGGTAATTACTGCGACTCAACTTTACGGATAAAGCTAAAAGCCGGTGATTTTGCCGGTGCTGCTGCCGAGTTTGATCGTTGGGTGTTTGCTACGGTAGACGGTAAAAAGATCAAGCTGGCAGGTCTGGTCACGCGACGTGCGGCGGAACGCGCCTTATTTGAGGGTATATGA
- a CDS encoding Mor transcription activator family protein — MSLFSVMSTLTLLTRGFLCTLNRGTLFIMVAVTFILLELAMPSLPLFDLPPELIPERMQEIASYCGQQTAMVLLLHYPGVHVAIPKNPLPTHRLAELLGFAAFVQLCELYGNEVIQIPRAAVAIRALRNQKILKGFAQGIFQSTMALEHGITERQVNKICNTVRLDRQLDIFSL; from the coding sequence ATGAGCCTATTCTCAGTAATGTCCACACTAACCCTGCTAACGCGGGGTTTTTTATGTACGCTCAATAGAGGAACATTATTTATAATGGTGGCGGTTACCTTTATTTTATTGGAGCTTGCCATGCCATCCTTGCCCTTGTTTGATCTGCCCCCCGAATTAATTCCCGAGCGAATGCAGGAAATAGCCAGCTACTGTGGCCAGCAAACTGCCATGGTTTTGTTATTGCATTACCCCGGCGTGCATGTCGCCATTCCAAAAAATCCCCTGCCGACTCATAGGCTAGCCGAGTTGCTGGGCTTTGCTGCCTTTGTGCAGCTGTGTGAGCTGTATGGCAATGAGGTTATCCAGATACCACGAGCAGCCGTCGCTATTAGGGCGCTACGTAATCAGAAGATTCTTAAGGGCTTTGCTCAGGGTATATTTCAATCAACAATGGCGTTGGAGCATGGCATTACCGAGCGACAGGTTAACAAGATTTGCAATACGGTCAGGCTGGATAGGCAGCTGGATATTTTTTCGTTGTAG
- a CDS encoding regulatory protein GemA, protein MSLKTEKPKSASDKIKLAELAKIHIAKKDLGLDDDTYRDLLRKVNALDARYLTAIGKTKAFEGVISAKYLTALGRAAVLEQLKQAGFTGKTAYPGRPHNIDSAATTAKQLKKLEALLAEAGRPWAYATAMAVQMYKKSKLEFCNSQELAGLIAALTKNAAREGRRER, encoded by the coding sequence ATGAGTCTAAAAACTGAAAAGCCTAAGTCAGCGTCTGACAAAATAAAACTGGCAGAGCTGGCCAAGATCCACATTGCCAAGAAAGATTTGGGGTTGGATGATGATACCTATCGGGATTTATTGAGGAAGGTTAATGCGCTGGATGCCAGATACTTGACGGCCATAGGTAAAACCAAAGCCTTTGAAGGTGTTATTTCAGCAAAGTATTTAACGGCATTGGGTCGTGCGGCCGTGCTGGAGCAGTTGAAGCAGGCAGGCTTTACCGGAAAAACCGCTTATCCAGGCAGGCCGCACAACATTGACAGTGCTGCTACTACCGCCAAACAGCTTAAAAAGCTTGAGGCTTTACTGGCTGAGGCTGGCAGGCCGTGGGCTTATGCAACAGCAATGGCTGTGCAAATGTATAAAAAAAGTAAGCTGGAGTTTTGCAACAGTCAGGAGCTGGCAGGGCTTATTGCTGCGTTAACCAAAAATGCCGCACGCGAAGGGAGGCGGGAACGATGA
- a CDS encoding DUF2786 domain-containing protein, translated as MTEQAKIVGKIRKCLRLAGSANANEAETALRQAQALMAKYNLSRSDILAAEASSTHAKSTVKTKPTDWEAFLANKSATAFGCKLIFMTSSWASHAAWSFIGISPAPELSGYAFEVLLRQVRRSRTDYIKTELKRCRSAATKTVRADAYCRGWVVTAVDKLVAIATSQADEQAITAYMDKNHSNVNSTNARTSKAKAATFDGYKGQLAGKNATLDRGMSRDDAKLAVEHQQ; from the coding sequence ATGACTGAGCAAGCCAAGATAGTCGGCAAGATAAGAAAATGCTTGCGGCTGGCTGGTAGTGCCAATGCCAACGAGGCGGAAACCGCACTTCGGCAGGCGCAGGCGCTAATGGCCAAGTACAACCTGAGCCGGTCAGATATTCTGGCGGCTGAGGCTTCCAGTACCCATGCCAAGTCTACGGTAAAGACCAAGCCTACCGACTGGGAAGCCTTTTTGGCCAACAAGTCCGCCACGGCTTTTGGTTGCAAGCTGATTTTTATGACCAGTAGCTGGGCATCGCATGCCGCCTGGTCGTTTATTGGCATTAGCCCCGCCCCTGAGTTATCAGGGTATGCGTTTGAGGTGTTGCTGCGTCAAGTCAGGCGTAGCCGTACTGATTACATCAAAACCGAGCTGAAGCGCTGTAGGTCTGCGGCGACTAAAACCGTACGTGCAGATGCTTATTGTCGGGGTTGGGTGGTTACTGCCGTCGATAAGCTGGTCGCTATTGCTACCAGTCAGGCCGATGAGCAGGCGATTACTGCCTATATGGATAAAAATCACAGTAACGTTAACAGTACAAATGCACGAACCAGCAAAGCTAAGGCGGCTACTTTTGATGGCTATAAAGGTCAGTTGGCCGGCAAAAATGCCACGCTTGATCGGGGCATGAGTAGAGATGATGCCAAATTGGCAGTGGAGCATCAGCAATGA
- a CDS encoding DUF3164 family protein: protein MTTNSIPLGYLRNTAGHLVPSELISEIDKTRDALVLEIVEKVLDLRAIMADFKVDTLGDIGAFVELSAEKYGVKLGGVKGNVTLCSFDGQYQLKLSQADVKIFDERIHAAKELVDICIHKWTEGSRIEIKALVEHAFQTDKEGNISIGRIYSLLQLDIADEQWQQAMKALRESMQVVSTKAYLRIYRRDKPGGKYEQLSLDLAAL from the coding sequence ATGACTACGAATAGCATTCCTTTAGGTTATTTACGCAATACCGCCGGCCATTTGGTGCCATCGGAACTCATCAGTGAAATCGATAAAACCCGCGATGCACTGGTACTGGAGATTGTTGAGAAGGTGCTCGATTTACGTGCAATTATGGCTGATTTTAAGGTTGATACCTTGGGCGATATCGGTGCCTTTGTTGAATTGTCGGCAGAAAAGTACGGCGTTAAATTAGGCGGGGTTAAAGGTAACGTGACCTTATGCAGTTTTGATGGTCAGTATCAATTAAAGCTGTCCCAGGCTGATGTCAAAATTTTTGATGAAAGGATCCACGCCGCCAAAGAGCTGGTCGATATCTGCATCCATAAGTGGACAGAAGGCAGTCGCATTGAAATCAAAGCACTGGTCGAACACGCCTTTCAGACTGATAAGGAAGGCAATATCTCTATCGGCCGTATTTATTCCTTGTTGCAGCTGGATATTGCCGACGAGCAGTGGCAGCAGGCCATGAAAGCTTTGCGTGAATCCATGCAAGTCGTCAGCACCAAGGCGTATTTACGGATTTACCGACGCGACAAGCCCGGCGGCAAGTATGAGCAGTTATCGTTAGACTTGGCGGCGTTATGA
- a CDS encoding ATP-binding protein, which translates to MRFKYVKTSNHQLFMSLVNAVETGAAKGAKGIVIAGDPGAGKSTTADHYGAERNAIYIEGMPGMTISYVRDLLAYELAVTGLKGFALQKAIIEAMSRNRQPIILDEAQHGLEKKAAVLEYLRRIADQVGVVFILVCHSSEKHRFAEHKLAHIATRISAVVDFKPANLLDTQLYLRELCEVLVDEGIARQVLEQSRGRYRLMTSAINTLEALAAKLNKSELAESDVRGYLLCEDAMRSLRVRTSPDQLARK; encoded by the coding sequence ATGCGCTTTAAATATGTAAAGACAAGTAACCATCAGTTGTTTATGTCGCTGGTTAACGCCGTTGAGACGGGGGCAGCAAAAGGTGCCAAAGGCATAGTAATCGCCGGTGATCCAGGTGCAGGTAAAAGCACGACTGCCGATCATTATGGTGCTGAGCGCAACGCCATCTATATAGAAGGTATGCCGGGGATGACAATTAGTTATGTGCGTGACTTGCTTGCTTATGAATTGGCTGTAACCGGGTTGAAAGGTTTTGCTCTGCAAAAAGCGATTATCGAAGCGATGTCGCGCAATCGTCAACCCATCATCCTGGATGAGGCGCAGCACGGTCTGGAAAAGAAGGCCGCAGTGCTGGAGTATTTGCGCCGTATTGCTGACCAAGTTGGCGTGGTCTTTATTCTGGTCTGCCATTCTTCAGAAAAGCACCGCTTTGCCGAGCATAAGCTGGCGCATATTGCGACGCGTATTAGTGCTGTAGTGGATTTTAAGCCCGCCAATCTGCTTGATACCCAACTGTATTTGAGAGAGTTATGCGAGGTGCTGGTTGATGAAGGCATTGCCCGGCAAGTTTTGGAGCAATCACGCGGCCGCTATCGATTAATGACTTCAGCAATTAATACGCTGGAAGCGCTGGCAGCAAAGTTGAATAAATCAGAGCTGGCAGAATCAGACGTAAGAGGGTATTTGCTCTGTGAAGATGCCATGCGTAGCTTACGGGTACGTACTTCGCCTGATCAGTTGGCGCGTAAATGA
- a CDS encoding Mu transposase C-terminal domain-containing protein encodes MPTINDINKSSTLGEISDATGIKKRTIERKAKKEGWKFTIGKNKQQYYELKDIKDEDIRTKIAIKRLGNIDQVDNESQDNNNARRTKTTVSGSANACRRSGDEQHEMLVNSKSTIDTNEGCAERGINSDIGSRNNVRPEQDGLPGIYKQQDWTVNDTGGAIAPVLAGIPARYDSSHHQSGLPPLNKAQLKINSAIQNLVKFVKGSGLSKQKALIYLNTGHADGTLPRALQWAIDNAWEKKRSSSVLSLNTYDKWLANFKSRGHYAPLKREEDFSYKPWHALAMALCQRPQGSVKRWIQEQLVVQFGEEAPEYSVLCSWFRQKASQIDLLKGRYSGSQLKSKKFYQHRTSEGLDPASLVHADGWNTHFNAPHPKTGEFVTYEVWHFHDVATRYVPEPGIGLTENAAVIAKALEHCVRELGVPARVQTDSTKVVKGSAKFTKALHSLEERLGFTWSHPAEVGNSQANGISENFNTSYLDKCSKLLATYQNKENMDKLTFKRVRKLTGQMVKARNKGNVVEYEQKKREAERMGKGLVFDSYNQARDWIIQICYEYNDRPHSALKMVTDEKTGKRQHQTPREALNEFIRDGWEPVALDKQELIEAFMPHVVVKVTRETVTPHNGMRYRNPDILSHWTGKEVIVAYDIDDYSRVWVKDMKGAPICEATFVESTRYHAMTAQEADNEKRLKQKLRRLEIKAETAIAQSPGQLIDGTVIDGEVAGLVRIDPIVMAREEPLKLFIVDEDFNEQEGRQDELKDPRLFLYGNSEKDNE; translated from the coding sequence ATGCCAACAATCAATGATATTAATAAGTCGTCAACACTGGGAGAAATTTCCGACGCAACTGGAATAAAAAAACGCACTATTGAGCGTAAGGCTAAAAAAGAAGGCTGGAAATTCACTATAGGCAAGAATAAACAGCAATATTATGAGCTTAAAGATATAAAAGATGAAGATATTCGGACAAAAATAGCTATTAAGCGGCTTGGCAATATAGACCAGGTCGACAACGAATCACAGGATAACAACAATGCCAGAAGAACGAAAACCACAGTCTCCGGCAGCGCTAACGCTTGCAGGCGCTCAGGAGATGAACAGCATGAAATGCTGGTTAACAGTAAATCAACTATTGACACTAATGAGGGTTGCGCGGAAAGAGGCATCAACTCAGATATCGGAAGCAGAAATAATGTTAGACCTGAACAGGATGGGTTACCTGGAATTTACAAACAGCAAGACTGGACAGTTAACGACACTGGGGGCGCAATCGCTCCAGTATTGGCTGGCATACCTGCACGATATGATTCAAGCCACCATCAATCCGGTCTGCCTCCGCTAAATAAGGCACAACTTAAGATAAACAGCGCTATCCAGAACCTTGTCAAGTTTGTTAAGGGCAGCGGTTTATCCAAACAAAAAGCGTTAATTTATCTTAATACTGGACATGCTGACGGGACACTGCCCAGAGCGCTGCAATGGGCTATCGACAATGCCTGGGAAAAAAAACGTTCCAGTAGTGTGTTAAGTCTTAATACTTACGACAAGTGGCTGGCAAACTTTAAAAGCCGGGGGCATTACGCACCACTGAAACGGGAAGAGGATTTTTCTTATAAGCCGTGGCATGCACTGGCAATGGCTTTGTGCCAGCGCCCACAAGGCAGCGTAAAGCGGTGGATACAAGAGCAGTTGGTCGTTCAGTTTGGCGAGGAAGCTCCGGAGTATTCAGTGTTGTGCAGCTGGTTTCGCCAAAAAGCCAGCCAAATTGACTTGTTAAAAGGGCGCTATTCCGGCTCGCAGTTGAAGTCGAAAAAGTTTTACCAGCATCGCACATCCGAAGGCCTTGACCCTGCATCATTAGTACATGCTGATGGTTGGAATACGCATTTTAACGCGCCGCACCCGAAAACAGGCGAGTTTGTCACTTATGAAGTGTGGCATTTTCATGATGTAGCTACCCGTTACGTGCCGGAGCCGGGTATCGGTTTGACTGAAAACGCGGCCGTTATTGCCAAAGCGCTGGAGCATTGTGTTCGTGAGCTGGGCGTTCCGGCACGGGTGCAAACTGATAGTACAAAGGTGGTTAAAGGTTCGGCAAAGTTTACTAAAGCATTACATTCGCTTGAAGAGAGGCTGGGTTTTACCTGGTCGCATCCGGCGGAAGTTGGTAACTCGCAAGCTAACGGGATATCGGAAAACTTTAATACCAGCTATCTCGATAAGTGCTCAAAGCTACTGGCTACTTATCAAAATAAAGAAAATATGGATAAGCTTACTTTTAAGCGCGTCAGGAAGTTGACTGGGCAGATGGTTAAGGCGCGCAACAAGGGCAATGTTGTTGAATATGAGCAAAAGAAGCGCGAAGCCGAGCGGATGGGGAAAGGCTTAGTATTTGATAGTTATAACCAAGCCCGCGACTGGATTATCCAGATTTGTTACGAGTATAACGACCGCCCTCACAGTGCTTTAAAAATGGTTACTGACGAGAAGACCGGTAAACGTCAGCATCAGACTCCGCGAGAAGCGCTTAACGAGTTTATCCGCGATGGCTGGGAGCCAGTAGCGCTGGATAAACAGGAGCTAATAGAAGCCTTTATGCCACATGTGGTGGTTAAGGTAACGCGAGAAACCGTTACGCCGCACAACGGCATGCGCTACCGGAACCCGGATATTTTGAGCCATTGGACCGGGAAAGAAGTCATCGTTGCTTATGATATCGATGATTACAGTCGGGTTTGGGTGAAAGATATGAAAGGGGCGCCCATTTGTGAGGCGACGTTTGTTGAATCGACACGCTATCACGCGATGACAGCGCAAGAAGCTGATAACGAAAAGCGCCTGAAGCAGAAATTAAGGCGACTGGAGATAAAAGCTGAAACAGCGATAGCACAAAGCCCTGGGCAACTTATTGACGGCACTGTTATTGATGGTGAAGTTGCCGGATTGGTGCGGATTGATCCAATAGTCATGGCACGTGAAGAGCCGTTAAAACTCTTCATTGTTGATGAGGATTTTAACGAACAAGAAGGAAGACAAGATGAATTAAAAGACCCGCGGCTGTTTCTATATGGAAACAGCGAAAAAGATAACGAATAA
- a CDS encoding helix-turn-helix transcriptional regulator → MNKKIEKYSSISKESTVANENDPAIDWHPADVKAALHKAGWTMTALAHEHGLTSSNTLSKALVSSYPIAEKRIADVLGLHPKTIWPSRYYDNGDIKPRGFHAMQFNRIRPAIKAIDCECDNTLAT, encoded by the coding sequence GTGAATAAAAAGATAGAAAAATACTCCAGTATTAGCAAAGAATCAACTGTCGCCAACGAAAATGATCCTGCTATTGATTGGCACCCAGCTGATGTAAAGGCAGCCTTGCATAAAGCTGGATGGACAATGACAGCATTGGCCCATGAGCATGGGCTTACCTCATCAAATACATTATCAAAAGCATTGGTTAGTAGCTATCCGATTGCAGAGAAGCGCATCGCTGATGTTCTTGGTTTACATCCAAAAACTATATGGCCAAGCCGGTATTACGATAATGGTGATATTAAGCCGCGTGGCTTTCATGCCATGCAGTTTAACCGAATCAGGCCTGCTATCAAGGCTATTGATTGCGAGTGTGATAATACTCTAGCTACCTAA
- a CDS encoding LexA family transcriptional regulator: MSIGERLKQWRAYKNLKQDDISALLGIPFSTYQKYEMGNRKPGADAMEVFSRAGINANWLLTGSGEMLLKPHQPYMGIEANRESGPNSYKEYPKVEMGPKVKPIIMLLQDFVTIPRHGIELLEEKISLSNELLQVGQVAFRKDWISKRKLLSEDCVLIKAKGDSMEPTICNGDLLLADRRINFIKDDAIYVVCVDNSLVVRRIQKGIDGSLTIISDNKKYKEQIISSEQVGKIKIAGRVIWYSHEI; this comes from the coding sequence ATGAGTATCGGTGAGAGATTAAAGCAATGGAGAGCATATAAGAATCTTAAACAAGATGACATAAGCGCCTTATTGGGTATCCCATTCAGCACATATCAAAAATACGAGATGGGAAATAGAAAGCCTGGTGCTGATGCAATGGAGGTGTTTTCGCGAGCAGGAATTAACGCTAATTGGTTGTTAACTGGTAGTGGTGAGATGCTGCTTAAACCACATCAGCCTTATATGGGGATTGAGGCTAATCGTGAGTCTGGCCCTAATAGCTATAAGGAATATCCTAAGGTAGAGATGGGGCCAAAGGTAAAGCCTATAATAATGCTGCTACAGGATTTTGTAACGATACCTCGGCATGGGATTGAATTATTGGAAGAGAAGATTTCACTATCCAATGAACTCCTTCAAGTAGGCCAAGTCGCCTTTAGAAAGGATTGGATAAGTAAAAGAAAGCTTCTATCTGAAGATTGTGTGCTGATTAAGGCTAAAGGTGACAGTATGGAGCCAACTATCTGCAATGGTGACTTACTCCTGGCAGATAGGCGTATCAACTTTATAAAAGATGATGCCATATATGTAGTGTGCGTGGATAATAGCCTGGTCGTTAGGCGTATCCAGAAGGGTATTGATGGCTCGCTAACTATTATTAGCGATAATAAGAAGTATAAGGAGCAAATTATAAGCTCCGAACAAGTCGGCAAGATTAAAATAGCTGGCCGTGTAATTTGGTATAGTCATGAGATATAA